The stretch of DNA CTCGTACTCGTAGTGATGACACATGGTCACGTCACCCACGAAACCCTGAGTACTGGACGAATAAAACCGTTCCGCGCCGGGCCGTCCCGGGTCTCGGTGGCCCACCGACCGCGGGCCGACGGTTCGACGTGTTATCGGACGGATACGTGATTACAACCGGACAGAACAACCTAATCGTCGGATAAATATTTAAATGTCCGGACCGAACGTCGATCGCATGTCCGAAACACTGGTACCACGGGGTATCGACATACTGCTTCAGGCGAGCCAGGCCGACGCCCTGTCGGCGGTACAGGGTGATCCGCTGCTCAGTTCGTCGCTGTGGATCAACGTCGCGTTGGCCGGGCTCTCGATCCTGCTGTTCGTCTACATGGGCCGGAACGTGACGAGCGGGCGCGCGAAGCTCGTCTGGGGGGCGACGCTCATGATCCCGCTGGTCTCGATTTCGAGCTATCTCGCCTTGCTCTCCGGGCTGACCGTCGGCTTCATCGAGATGCCGGCGGGCCACGCCCTCGCCGGCGAGGAAGTGATGAGCCAGTGGGGCCGGTATCTGACGTGGACGCTGTCGACGCCGATGATCCTCCTCGCGCTCGGCCTCGTCGCCGACGTCGACGCCGGGAGCCTGTTTACCGTCATCGCCGCGGACATCGCGATGTGTGTGACGGGGCTGGCCGCGGCGCTGACGACCTCCTCGTACCTGTTCCGGTGGGCGTTCTACGGCGTCAGCTGTGCGTTCTTCCTCGTCGTCCTCGGTGCGCTGCTAACCGAGTGGTCGGCGTCGGCGGCGAACGCCGGCACCGGCGAGATATTCGGGACGCTCCGGGCGTTGACCGTCGTGCTCTGGCTGGGCTATCCGATCATCTGGGCCGTCGGCGTCGAGGGACTGGCGCTCGTCGGGTCGGTCGGGCTCACGTCGTGGGGTTACTCGATCCTCGACGTGTTCGCGAAGTACGTGTTCTCGTTCCTGCTCCTGCGGTGGGTGGCCAGTAACGAGGGCGTGGTGTCGGGGGCGCGAAGCGCTGCCGGGGCGGCGCTCGGCGACGACTGAGGTCGGTGTAACTGTTTTTCCGTGGATCGCCGGATCGGCTCGGTGACCCACCGTAGTGACGGCCGACGAACCGCCTACTCGCGGAGCAGGTCGTCGAGGAGGGTCCGCTGTGCGGCCGCGAGATGTTCCGCGAACGTCGACGGGCCGATGCCGAGTTCGTCGGCGACGGCCGTAGCGTTGGCCTCGCGGGGGTACGCGAAGTAGCCCATGCGGTGCGCCGTCCGGACGACTTCCCGCTGCCGGTCGGTGAGACGGCTCCGGTCGACGACGGTCGGATCGCCGTCGTCGGTCGCCCCTTCGTCACCGGTCTGGACGAGGTAGCGAAGCTCCACCCGCTCGGCCGCGTCGGCGAGTTCGTCGACGATCGTCCGCAGGCGCTCGACGCTCCGGAGATGGAGGGTGAGAACGAGCGTGCCGTCTCGAACCCGGACGTCGGCGATGGGCGAGCCGAGCGATTCGACGATCTCGCAGGCACAGGTGGTCTCCGGGTCGCGCTCGAAGCGGTAGACGCGCTCCTCGCCCACCTCGACGACCGGGGTGACGGCGTCGAAGGACGCGGCCGCCTCGGCGGCGTCGCTCGCGACACGAAACTCCTCCGCCGTGCCGTCCCGTCCGGTCGCCCACGTCACGTCGGTCACGGCGGCGCCGCTCTCCGCAGCGAACGACGCGAGCGGGCAGTTCGTCGGTTCGTGGACCGCCAGTTCGGCGCGGACGCCATCCGACATCGTTTTGATCGCACGACTCGGCGGATATAAGCCTCGTGGCGAGCGCACGACGCCGACGCTCTCGCGGCGCTGGACTGTCCGTTCGCCGTCGCCTTCCGGGTGTCTTCATCGGCGTGATCGCACTCCCCGCCGTCGCCGTCGGGAGCCTCCCCGACCGGGAGCGGGGCCTCCGGCACGTCGCTTAGAACGGGACGAGCGAGCGCACCCCCGCCTCCGCGTCGACACCCACGTCCGCCCGCACCGCGTCGGCGACGTGAGCGCCGCTGATCAGACACATCGGGACGCCGATGCCGGGGTCCGTGAACGAGCCGGTGTAGTAGAGGCCGGTGACGGCCGCCGACCGCTGGCTCGGCCGGAACGGCCCCGTCTGGCCGAGGGTGTGTGCGAGGCCGAGTGCCGTCCCCTGTGGGTAACCCATCGACGCGAACTCCGTGACACAGGCCGACCGCTCGACGACGATCCGATCGCGCAGGTCGACGCCGGTGTGGGCGGCCAGGTCGTCGAGGACCGCCTCGCGGAACCGCGCCCGCTGGTCCGGGCCGTCGTCCAGCCCCGGCGCGATGGGCACGAGGACGACGACCGTCGAGTGGCCGTCGGGCGCGACGCCGTCGTCGGTCCGGGAGGGGACGTTCACGTAGTACGAAGGGTCGCTCGGCCACGACGGCCGATCGAAGATCGACTCGAAATGCGAGCGCCAGTCCGTCGGGAGGACGAGCGTGTGGTGGGACAGCGCCGGCAGGTCGCCCTCGACGCCGAGATAGAGCACGAACGCGGAGGGGGCGTACGTCCGCGACGCCCAGTAGTCGGGGTCGCGGTCCCCGCGGCCCGCGGGCAGCAGCTCCCGCTCGGTGTACGAGGGCGGGGCGTTGCTGACCACCCGGTCGACCGTGCGTTGGCCGGCCGTCGTCGTCACCGTCAGCCCGTCGGCCGTCGGTTCGAGGCCCGTGACGGGCGTCCGCGTCTCGAACGTGACGCCGAGGTCGCGCGCCAGCCGAGCGACGCCGTCGACGACACTCGCCATGCCGCCCGTGGGGTAGTGGACACCGAGGGTGTAGTCGACGTGGCTCATCAGCGAGTAGAGCGCGGGCGTGTTGTACGGCGATCCGCCGAGGAAGACGAGCGTGTACTCGACGAGCTGTCTGAGCTTCGGGTGCTCGAAGTAGTCCGCGACGTGGTCGTCCATCGATCCGAGAAGCGGAAGGCCACGCGCCGCCCGCAACAGGGAGGGGTCGAACCAGTCCCGCACCCGCGGACGACGCTCGTAGACGAACTCCTCCATAGCCACCTCGTAGGCCGCTGCGGCGTCGGACAGATACGCGTCGAGCGCGTCGTCGGCGCCCGACTCGTAGGACGCGAAGAGCGCGCGCTGGCCCGCGCGGTCGGCGGGGACCGCGGCGCTGTCGCCGTCCTTCCAGAACACCCGGTAGTTCGGGTCGAGCCGCGTCAGCGAGTAGTAGTCCGACGGTTCGCGCCCGAAGCGACCGAAGAAGCGCTCGAACACGTCGGGCATCAGATACCACGACGGACCGGTGTCGAACCGGAAGCCGTCGCGCTCGATACGCCCGGCGACGCCGCCGAGGTGGTCCCGTCGCTCGACGACGGTCACGTCGGCGCCGGCGTCGGCGAGGTGGCAGGCGGCCGAGAGCCCGCCGAACCCCGCGCCGATCACCACTATGGATTCGGAGTCGAGTCCCGTCGGTGTCATGGGTGCCTCTGCGGCCGGCGGCGACACTGGTACCGACCGCGTTCCGAACGTCGGGGCGCGTCGGGACAGAGACCACCCCCGAACAGCGTGGGCCTTTATCCGTCGTCGCGTCCGCCGACCGCCCGCACGGGTCGGCGACGCCGGCCGGGCTACGGCTGACGCACCGCCACCGCAGCGGGCGCCGTCGACGGATCGAGCGTCGGGGCACGGGCACGGGCGGGAGCGGGGGCCGCGACCGTACCTCGCTCGTCGGTCGGCCGATAACCGGTCAGTACGGTGGCTCGATGGCAGCCACGAGCATGTACAGGGCGAAGGCCGAAACGAGGAGTCCTCCCAGTTGCGTCCCGGCGGTCGCGAGGAAACCCACGTCGTAGATGAGCGGGGCGAGCATGAACCAGCCCCCGAAGATGGTGGTCAGCGTCGCTGCCGGCATCGACGGGCTCGACCGGCGACGGTACAGGCGGAGGTTCTGCCCGGCGAAGACGACGCCGAGCAGCCCGCTCGTGACGAGGCTGCCGGTGAAGGCGCGACTCGCACCCGCGACGACCGGCGTCACGGTAACGAGGAGACAGCCGAGCAACGCAACGACCGCCGAGACGGTAAGAAACGGAGTGGAACGGTCCGATGGCACGGGCTGTGTACGGGCCACAACGGCAAAAGTGCATCCACGGCGGCGTGATCCGCCGTCGAGCGAGGGGGCGTCTCAGTCGTCGCTCGCCGTCTCGCTCCGCGCCCGTTCGACCGTCGCCGCCTCGTCGGTGCGGAGGTCCGAGACGAACGCGAACAGGTCGTCGAAGTCGGCGATGCCCTCCCGTTCGAGATACTGGACGTACCGGTGTTTCCGGTGGAACTCCTCCTCGACGGCCTCGACGTCGCGGTCGGTGGCGTCGGCGAGGCGATGGAAGAGGCGGACGCCGAGCGCGCGGTGGTCGTCGTCGAGATGGGGGTGGGCGTAGTCGAGACTGAACTCGCCGTCGGTGTCGCGGCGCGCGACGACGTTCCAGTACAGCGTGCGCCCGCCCTTCTCGACGCGCCCCGCCGGGAGTGTACCGGAGTCGAGAGCCTCGTACTCGGACTCGCTCAGGAGTTCGACCGCCTCCGCGACGTAGCGGTCGCCGTCGACGTGGTGGGGGAAGATCACGAGGTCGATCTCCCGCAGGAGGTAGGTCGGCAGTCCCTGCTCGACGACGCGGTTGATGAGCGTCTCCACGTCCTCGGCGTGAGTGGTGCCGATGACGCCGTGGCCGGTGTTCAACGTCTCACCGAACGTCTCGAACGAGGCGGGCGTGTTGATCTCCGCGATGACCTCCACGTCGGGGTTCAGGTAGTTGGTCTCGGTCATCAGCCGCGCCATGGTCACGCGCTTGTACTCGTTCTCGTGGTCCCGCGTCGTCAGGGAGATGCCCGTCTCGTGGGGGAGTCGAACCTCGCGGCTGCCCTCGTCGATGGAGACGGGGCGGTCGTCGTAGGGGACGAAGGGCATGTGGGCGTTCATGAGCGTCGTCTTCCCCACCCCGGTCGGGCCCGAGAACAGGACGACGCCGTGGCGTTCGTACAGCATCCAGAGGATCGTGACGAGTTCGGTCGAGATGGCGTCGCGGTCGAGTAGGTCGACGGGCGTCATGGCGTCGGCGGACTGCTTGCGGATGGAGACGTGCGGGCCGTCCTCGGAGATGACGGGAAGGGCAACGGCACAGCGGATGGTCTCCGCGACGCCCGGCGGGTCGAGGTTCACCTTCGCGCTCGGCCGACTGGCGCTGAGTTCCGTCCCGTCGCTCGCAGCGAGTTGCGTGACGACGTTGACGAAGGCCGTCTCGTCGTCGAAGGCGAGGTTCGTAGGGACGCGGCCGACGGGGAGTTCGTCGGCCCGCGGAATCACCTTTACCCGTTCGTCGACGCGGTTAGCCTCCACGTCCTCCAGGTGCGGGTCGCGGATGGGAACCGTGAGGACGCCGTGACCCACGTAGTCACGGAGGACGTAATAGACCAAGTCGTCGAGGCGGTCGGTAGCGTACCGGCTGTCGACCGGCGGGACCGCGAGGCCGTACTCCGCGAGCGCGGTCAGCAAACGGTACTTCGTCGCCGCGACCCACGCCCGGGTGTTGCGGGCGGTGAGCCGCCGGGAGAGGAAGCCACGGGCACGCTCGCGGACGAAGGCGTGACGATCCTCCACTACGTCCTCGACGTTGGCCTCCCAGACCCGCTCCTTGCACTCCTCGATGAGTTGCTCGTCGCCGGGGAGCAGATCCGGTTCGAGGACGGCGTACTTCGTCGAGAACTGGTCGCTCCCCAGCAGATGTTCCCGATAGATCACCACGTCGACGTCGAAGCCGGCGAAGTCGACGGTGTAACGCCGGAGACGTTCGCCGGCCACCCGGTCGATAAAACGGGCGTGGGCGTCGAAGTCGGTACGGGCGGGCGCGTAGTGCTCGGTGTGGACGACCACGCGATCGTCCTCGCGGCCCACGTCGACCACCTCGATCCGGTCGTCGAGCGCGAGCGGCGTCGGGTCCCCCAGCAGTCGAAGCTCACAGAGCGCGTGGTGGGTGAGGCGGCGCCACGCAGCCGGCGAGGCGTCGATCAGGCGGTCGAGCGCCCGGCGGTACTTGGGTTCGAACCCCGCGGCGGCGCGTTCGGCCGTCCCCTCCCGCGTCAGCGGCCGACGGCGGTTGACGACTTGAAAGTGGTCGCGGATACGCTCCATCGCAGCCCGGTCCCGCGGCCCGAGCCCCGGTTCGCGGATCGAATAGGCGAACTCGTCGGTTTCGGTTTCGCGGACGGTCGCCACGACGCCCGGCGACACTTCGTACTGTGCGACCACGTCGGGCGCGTACCACGCGTCGGCGTCACCGGGCGCCCGCGGCGTCGGAACGGCCCCGTCGTCGGCGCGCGACTCGCCGCCGCCGACCGAGAGCGTCGGTCCGTCACTCATCTCGGCTTCGTCTCCCCCCGGGAGCGACATAGCCGTTGCTGGCTCGCTATCACTGATAATACTCGGGGCGAGGGAAGCCGGTTAGCGCCGTCCGGATCGCTCCGGCACGAGCGTCGACTCGTGTCGAACGGCGTCGAGACCGATGTCGGCGACCGCCTCGCGGCCGGACAGGCCCATCGTCAGGTCGAACTCGGCGAGGAGGTTCCGGAGCACCGTCCGAACGCCGTCGGCGCCGCCGGCGGCCAGCCCGTACGCGTAGGGGCGGCCCAGCATGACCAGATCCGCGCCGAGCGCGATGGCTTTGTACGCGTCCGCGGCGCGGCGCACGCCGCTATCGAAGGTGATGTCCACGTCGTCGCCGACGGCGTCGGCGATCTCCGGCAGCGCTTCGATGGCCGTGATCGAGCCGTCGACCTGCCGGCCGCCGTGTGTCGAGACGCCGATGGCGTCGACGCCGTGTTCGACGGCCAGTTCGGCGTCGCGCGGGTCGAGGATGCCTTTGACCACGATGGGGAGGTCCGTCTGTTCGCGGACGAACGCGAGGTCGTCCCACGTGAGCGAGGCGTCGCCGAAGATATCCAGGAACTCCTCGACTGCGGCTTCCGTGTCCTCCTCGGGCGGCGCGTCGAGTCGGTCGCGGAACGCGGGATCGGAGAAGTAGTTCGCGACCCCGTCGCCCTCGAGGAAGGGGTAGTAGCCGCGCTCGATCAGCCGTTCGCGCCACCCCAGGATGGGCGCGTCGACGGTGACGACGATGGCGTCGTAGCCGGCGTCCTCGGCCCGTGTCAGGAAGCTCCGGGCGATGTGCTCGTCCGAGGACCAGTAGAACTGGAACCACTTCGGGGTCGACCCGAGCACGTCGGCCACCTCCTCCATCGGCGTCGACGAGAGCGAGGAGAGGACCGTCGGCACGCCGACGTCGGCAGCGGCCTCCGCGGTCGCGTATTCCGCTCGCTCGTGGAGCAGCGACTGGATGCCGAGCGGCGTGAGCGCGACGGGGACCGGGAGGTCCTGGCCGAGGACCGTCGTCGAGAGGTCGCGCGACTCGACGTCGCGGAGCATCCGCGGAACGATCCGCCACGCGGAGAAGTCCTGCCCGCGTTCGAAGGTTTCGTCGCTCCCGGCGCCGCCCGAGACGTAGGCGCGCCCCTGCCACGACATCGCCTCGTGTGCGGCCGTCCGAAGGTCGTCGTACGAGACGGGGAAGTCAGGCGGGTCGCCGTCGAGCGTGCCGCGGCGGTAGAGATCGTTCACTCGCTGCGTGCCGTACTGATCGGTGATCTCCGACATACATTTGTGAACGAGCGCTCGAACATAAGCTGTCGGTTGATTTGCGGCTAGACGCGGACGCCCTACGAGGCCGGTGACGACGCCGAGCGAGCTCCGTCGGTGACGGGCGTGCCGAGGACTCCGTGCGACGTTGGGCCGCGGTTCCGAACGAGCGTGGGCCGTCCGGATGGGTTGTCGGCCGCACGAGGCCCGACGATCCGGCCGCTCCGCTCGCAAACACTCAAATCCCCAACGCAGCTAAAGGTGACGTGAAAACGTCGCTTCTCGTGTACGACGGTAGCAACTCGGTGTTTCGTGCGGCCGCGGAGGCGGCGACGCGCCGGGTAGACGGAATCGTGGCCGTCCGCTGGGGCGCCGATCCAATACAGGCGTTCCTCGAAGCGCAGTTCGACTCCCGCCCCTTCGCGTTCATCCTCGTCGAGGACGATTCCGTCCACGTCGGCACGGAGACGGTCGGCCGGGTTCTCAGTCGGATGGGTCTCGCCGCCCCGCTCGTTGCTGGGCTGAAGCGAGCCTATGCGGCCGGCGGGGGCCCGTTTGGCCGACTGGTCCACGGACGAACGGTGGCGGACCTCGACGGGACGTTCCCGCTGTCGGCGGCGGCCGCAGCCCACCTCACGGACCTTCGGCGGGTCCGGGAGATCCCTGTCGAAGAGGCCCCCACCGAGGAACCCTGATCAGCCGTCCGCGAGCGCCTGCCGGACCGCCACCTCGACCGGCGTCTGCTCGATGGGAACGACCGACTGCAGGTCCCGTTCGGGGTCGACCGTCACGGGGTTCCGCATACTCTCGGCCAGCGGGCGGGCGATAGCGTACTGGACGTCCGTCGTCAGGCGGAGCCAGTGTGACGAGAGCCCCGGAGACATCACCGGCACCGGCACGATCAGCACGCGTTTGCCTTTCTCCTCGGCAGTCACCTTCAGCAGTGATTTGTAGGACCACACTGTCGGCGCGCCGATGTCGTAGATGCCGCCTCGGGTCTCCGCAACGTCGAGGACGCCGACGAGGTAGGCGACGGCGTCGTCGATACCGATCGGCTGACACGGCGTACTCACCCACTTCGGGACCGTCATCACGGGCAGCCGGTCGGTGAGGTCGTCGACGATGCGGAAGCTCGCGCTGCCGGCACCGATGATGATCGCCGCCCGGAGGACTGTCAGGTCGAAGGTCCCCGCTTCGAGCACCGACTCGACCTCCCGACGGGAGGCGAGATGTGGCGAGAGGTTCCGCTCGTCGCCGCTGATGCCGCTTAGGTAGACCACCCTGTCGACGCCGGCCGCCGACGCCAGCTCCCGGAACCGACGGGCGTAGGCCCGGTCTAGCTCCGCGAAGTTCTCGGCCGTCAGCGAGTGGATCAGGTAGTAGGCCGCGTCGACCCCCTCACAGAGTCCCTCCAGCGATGCCGGATCGGCGAGGTTACCTTCGAACAGCTCCACGCCGTCCGGAAAGTTCGATCGGCTCGCACTCCTGGAGAAGGCGACGACTTCGTGGCCGGCCGAGCGCAGCGACTCGACGAGCCGACCACCGACGAACCCGGTTGCTCCGACGACGAGGACACGCATCGACGGGCGTACGACCCGCTACGGCAAGGGTGTTCGGTCGGCGTACTCGACGACGGTGGTGCGACGGCCGCCTCGTGGACGCCGGCGCGTCCGACCGCCCCACTTACTCGCTCGGGTGCGAACGACTCACGTGAGCGACGACGATGACGACCCATTCACCGACGCCGACGTGACCGACCGGCCGGCCGAGGCGGCGATGGTCGTCGCCGCGGCTTCGAGGTTCCTAACCGGCGCCACGAAGTCCCGGCGGGCGATCAGCGGGGAGTTCCCGAGCGCGACGGCTGCCCCGCCGAGGGGCGCAGCGGTCACGACGGCCCGAATCACGCCCGTCAGGACGAACGGCAGGAGGGCGAGCAACACGGCGACGGCGAACTGAATCGACACGCCGGCGACGAACTTCCGTTCGACCGATTCCGTCACGCAGAGATGCTCCATCGACGCCCAGAGGGCCCGTCGGTAGCGGTCCAGTGACGCGTCCATGCCCGGCCCGGTCGGGGGGAGGCGAACAGATCTCACGTCCGATTATCAACTCGTATGAACGGCGGTGTGGGTGCGTCCGGCGTTCGACGGCGGGAGTATCACGGCCGAGTGCGTCGGCCCGGGGGCCGGCGGGGCGGCTCCCGACGGGGGTAGGTTTTTGTCGACCAAGCCGTAATTCTATCCGATGCTTCCACGCAAAAAGAAAGATCACGCGAAAAACGGGGCGGCGGCGGGTGCCGCCGTCGGCGCGGCTATCGGCAGTCCCCTCGGGCCGGTCGGAGCGGGCATCGGCGCCGGCTTCGGCGGCGCGAGCGGGTTCATCGCGGGCACGGTGCGCGAACAGGTGGAGTCGAGCATCTGTCCCTGTAAGAAGTAGTCACGCCCCGCGGAGCGCGTCTAGTTCCGCGAGCAGGTCGTCGACCGACGGCGGGTCGTCTCGGCGGTCGAGAATCACCACCTCGGGCATCCGGCCGAGGAAGTCGCTGAACCGACCGAGCAGGCCGAACCGAACCGAACCGGCTGGTCGTAGGCGTCGGACACCGCGGCGTCGGAGTCGGCGAGGAGAGGATAGGGGAGGTCGTACCGCTCCTGCCAGTCCTCGGCCCCTTCGACCGGTTCCGGGAGGACGGAGACGGGCGTGGCGTCGCGGGCGCGGAAGTCGTCGATCCGATCGGCGACGGTCCGCACCTAGTTCCGGCAGTTGGTGCAGTAGTGATCACGCTGAAACAGCAGGACGACGACGACGATATCCTCCGGAAGCGCGTCGAGCGTGAACGGATCGGGACCGGGACCGACGTTCGGCAACGAGAACTCTTGGGCGTCGGGCGTGACATCCTCCCCGGCGTAAACGCCGGGGCTTCCCGTACCGCAGGTGGGATATTTGACGGTCTACGACACAACCTGTTCTCGCGGGGCGAAAACCCCACTGTCTGAGTCGAACAGGTGTACCGATGGCTGTGCCACACAGCCGTTACTCCTATCCTCGCCGTGAGGACTCGGAGTTATCTTTTGCCGCATGTTCTCCGCTCCGTTGCAGTCCGCGTTTCCGACCAACCCGCACGACGAGCAGACGTACAACCCACGGTGCTTGCGGTTCGACTTCGTGTCGTCACCACACGCAGAGCAGGTCTGTGAGGTGCTCCACTCGTTCTCTTTCAGCACCTCAACGCCACGTATCTCGCCTTTGTATGCGAGGTACTGGTAGATGCGGTCGAACGCCCACGAGTGCAACTTCTTGTTCCCAGTTGTGCCCCAGTCAGACTTTCGCACATCTTCGGGCCAACTCACCGCGAGTGTCCCCACGTTCCGTTCGACACACTCGGTGATAATGGCGTCCGTGAGCGTGTGGTAGAAGTGTGTCTCACGCTCTGTGAGTTTTCGACGTGCCCACATCGACTTCTCGGACGGGCCGTTCTCGCCTTCGGTGTCGTACTCAGCACGCTTGAAGTAGTGCTTGTCCTGTTTAACCGAGTTGCCGGGGTACAGGACGTATTCGTCGGGGAAGGCAACAGTGGCGACGTTCTTGATGCCAAGGTCGATTCCCGCTACTTCGTCACCTGCCGGGTCGTTTGTTTCGAGACTGACTTTGCAGACGAAGTGCAGTTCCCATTCGTCTCCGTTCCAGACGGCACGAACGTTCTGCACCGATTTGACTTTTGAAAGGTCAACGTCAGGTCGAGTCTGATACTCACAGAGCAGGAAGTCCGACCAATACTCCTTGAGGTTCGAGCCTTTGCTGAGTCGGACGCGGTTATTCTTTGGGTCGTGTTTGAATCCGTCTTCTTTGAACGTGACCGTACTACGTGGTCGGTTGTCACCGTGTTTTCGGTAGCCGGGTGGATTCGCCTCATCAAATTTGTGTCGCAGGTCGAACCATGACTGGAAAGCGTCGGAAAGTTCTTCGATGACTTTCTGACTGGATTGCGCGTTCAAGTCTTTCCAGCACGCTTGGTTCTTCATATACGATTTCAGCACACCCTCGTCGGGGATTGCACCGATTGCGTCCCAAACTCGGTCTGTTGTCCATCGTGCGACGTTCCAGATTTTGGAGGCTGAGTCTCCGAGCGAGTCGAGGCCATCGCAGACCTGCCGGTGGTTCTGGATGGAACCAACGTAAGTCCGAGTGGCCTTGATCGCCATACATAGACTATGTAGGTCAATCTACTTGATGATTCGGATTAGCGTGGAATATCCATCCAGCTATAGTCGGTAGACTGTGTGAGAAGTGTCGGATTCACGCCCGCCGTGAACGGCGGGATTCTCTCCTCGAAGAAAGATAGGTCGTGTAGTCGCGGCGACAATACGATACCGTTCGGAAGGCGTCGTGCCCGGCCACTGGCGGCCTACTCGGCGCGGGCGACGACGGAGACGTAGCCGATCCGTCCGTCGTCGACGGCGGCCTCCAGATCCTCGATTGCGGTCCGGATTCGTGTCCCCCGCTCCCCGAGCAACCCGAGGAGGGGGCCGTAGTCGACCCGCCGGTTCACTCGGTCACGCATCGCCACCAAGTCGTCGTGGTGGTCGTTCATCGACTGCACGGCGAAGCCGGCGGCTTCGAGCGCCGCCGTCAGGTCGTCGCGGCGCCGCGCCCCGGTGAGACAGAGCGCTTCCGCGACCCCGTCGGGAACGACTGGCTTCTCCCCCGCGACGACCACGTCCGAGACGGCGAGTCGGCCCCCCTCGCGGAGCACGCGCCGGCACTCGGCGAGCGCCGCCGGGAGGTCGGTCAGACAGAGGACACACTCCGCGAGGACGACGTCGACGGCGGCGTCGCGGACGGGAAGCGCCGTCGCGTCGCCCCTGATCGCCGGCGCCGCGGCGGCCCCGAGGGTCGGATCGGGATCGAGGCCGGCGGCGTCGGCGCCGCGATCACGCGCCAGCGGAAGGGCGTCGCCGGCGCCACAGCCCACCTCTAGCAGCCGGGTGTCGGCGTCCACGTCCGCGCGGTCGAGCAGGCGTTCGGTGGCCGCCGTCCCACCCGGGTGGAGCGGGCCGTCGAGTAGGGTATCGAGCGCC from Haloplanus salinus encodes:
- a CDS encoding class I SAM-dependent methyltransferase, which encodes MKGLLDAALADPWRALDTLLDGPLHPGGTAATERLLDRADVDADTRLLEVGCGAGDALPLARDRGADAAGLDPDPTLGAAAAPAIRGDATALPVRDAAVDVVLAECVLCLTDLPAALAECRRVLREGGRLAVSDVVVAGEKPVVPDGVAEALCLTGARRRDDLTAALEAAGFAVQSMNDHHDDLVAMRDRVNRRVDYGPLLGLLGERGTRIRTAIEDLEAAVDDGRIGYVSVVARAE
- a CDS encoding RNA-guided endonuclease InsQ/TnpB family protein → MAIKATRTYVGSIQNHRQVCDGLDSLGDSASKIWNVARWTTDRVWDAIGAIPDEGVLKSYMKNQACWKDLNAQSSQKVIEELSDAFQSWFDLRHKFDEANPPGYRKHGDNRPRSTVTFKEDGFKHDPKNNRVRLSKGSNLKEYWSDFLLCEYQTRPDVDLSKVKSVQNVRAVWNGDEWELHFVCKVSLETNDPAGDEVAGIDLGIKNVATVAFPDEYVLYPGNSVKQDKHYFKRAEYDTEGENGPSEKSMWARRKLTERETHFYHTLTDAIITECVERNVGTLAVSWPEDVRKSDWGTTGNKKLHSWAFDRIYQYLAYKGEIRGVEVLKENEWSTSQTCSACGDDTKSNRKHRGLYVCSSCGLVGNADCNGAENMRQKITPSPHGEDRSNGCVAQPSVHLFDSDSGVFAPREQVVS